A single region of the Silene latifolia isolate original U9 population chromosome 8, ASM4854445v1, whole genome shotgun sequence genome encodes:
- the LOC141597375 gene encoding F-box/LRR-repeat protein At3g59190-like — MKSSRKRGKLVEDQRNKRHLDKISNLPDELLVNILLFLPTSYAVRTSILSRRWRYLFTFLFTLTDCLILNDACFKPPRRKRKFKKFVYKVLKLHQMSPPIRKFSLDCRGTYNKSHLNEWVEHAAQKGVQELYYSVNENELPDAFVMCKTLVKLKVIGYPCSVPKFSLSSGLPNLKILHLKHIRFDDNHETEKLLSKCEFLEELTLDNCGLYARGHVTISIGLLKVLRIKHCYVRNGILEIEAPNLAYLTYYSVVGVKIVPLWKNSCSLVEAKLQFSWPSDDYRSFEDDRDLLRDAAYKTTELHLLSDSVQCLVMTGDKRQVPVFPSLSRLRLPPLSYNSLKSMTSVLDKSPRLEVVVFEPSFRRCCNNLPVMSRPSESLIPFSCHVKVIEVHDFCGYDEGMLLLLGHLLRNTRFLKKLIVRRGYYCDDKEDELPISKDLFMLPRASSDCCIKLTHH, encoded by the exons ATGAAGTCATCTAGAAAACGTGGTAAACTTGTAGAAGACCAAAGAAATAAGCGTCATTTGGATAAAATAAGTAATTTACCTGATGAATTGCTCGTTAACATACTTTTATTTCTACCAACAAGTTATGCTGTGAGAACAAGTATTCTATCGAGGAGATGGCGGTACCTCTTTACGTTCCTCTTTACATTGACTGATTGTCTCATTTTGAACGATGCATGTTTCAAACCCCCGCGACGAAAGAGAAAGTTTAAGAAATTTGTTTATAAAGTCTTGAAACTGCACCAAATGTCACCGCCTATCAGGAAATTTAGTCTCGACTGTCGAGGAACCTATAATAAATCACATTTGAATGAGTGGGTTGAGCATGCGGCACAAAAGGGTGTTCAGGAGCTTTATTATTCGGTTAATGAAAACGAGTTGCCAGATGCCTTTGTAATGTGCAAAACATTGGTAAAACTGAAAGTGATAGGTTATCCGTGCAGTGTTCCCAAGTTTTCTCTATCATCAGGATTGCCGAACCTCAAGATTCTTCACCTAAAACACATTAGATTTGATGATAATCATGAAACAGAAAAATTGTTATCTAAGTGTGAATTTCTCGAAGAATTAACTCTCGATAATTGTGGATTGTATGCTAGAGGTCATGTAACTATTTCCATAGGACTACTCAAAGTGCTAAGAATAAAACATTGTTATGTTAGGAATGGGATCTTAGAGATTGAAGCGCCTAATTTGGCGTATTTAACATACTATAGCGTTGTTGGTGTGAAAATTGTTCCTTTGTGGAAAAATTCATGTTCCCTTGTCGAGGCAAAGCTACAGTTTAGCTGGCCTTCAGATGACTATCGTTCATTCGAGGATGACCGTGATCTTTTAAGAGATGCTGCCTATAAAACCACAGAACTACATCTTCTATCTGACTCAGTCCAG TGTCTTGTTATGACGGGCGATAAGAGGCAAGTGCCCGTTTTTCCTAGCCTATCAAGATTACGCCTTCCCCCCTTGTCTTATAATTCATTGAAATCTATGACAAGTGTGCTTGACAAATCTCCTCGGCTTGAAGTTGTCGTCTTTGAACCG AGTTTTCGTCGCTGCTGTAATAATTTACCAGTAATGTCACGTCCAAGTGAATCTCTAATACCGTTTTCATGCCATGTCAAAGTGATCGAAGTGCATGACTTTTGTGGTTATGATGAGGGTATGTTATTACTTCTAGGACATCTTCTTAGAAATACGAGATTCTTAAAGAAATTGATCGTACGTAGAGGTTATTACTGTGATGATAAAGAGGACGAATTGCCAATAAGCAAGGATTTGTTTATGCTTCCGAGGGCTTCAAGTGACTGTTGTATTAAACTAACTCATCATTAA
- the LOC141595878 gene encoding F-box protein At4g22280-like, with amino-acid sequence MTSSMKLGNLPDELLVLILSFLPTWYAVRTSILSRRWQYLFTLTDCLSFDDAPWYASKRSFEKFVNKVLELHQMSPIRKFSLVCRGSFDESHLNAWVKHAIQKGVEEFHYQVNKYKLPDVFAMCKTLVKLKVIGSPWDVPTFSLSSGLPSLKVLHLKYVRFDNTERLLSNCEFIEELTLDYCLLHNRGHLTISIGLLKVLRIKHCHVRDGFLEIEAPNLAYLTYYSSVGVKIVSLRKNSCSLVKANLHFNGCSNDRLSEDDGNILRAIAYKTTELHLLSDSVQCLLMKDDLEQVSDFHNLSRLHLSYLSYYSWKYVTKVLDKSPRLEIVVFEKSLHGCCYFPIESPPNECPIPFSCQVKVIEVHNYCGHEALLLFLRYFLRNARILKKLILRKCHDCDNIEEERQIRNDLLMLPRASSDCCIEFK; translated from the exons ATGACGTCATCTATGAAATTAGGTAAtttgcctgatgagttgctcgttCTCATACTTTCGTTTCTACCAACATGGTATGCTGTGAGGACAAGTATTCTATCGAGAAGATGGCAGTACCTCTTTACATTGACTGATTGTCTCTCTTTTGATGATGCACCATGGTATGCTAGTAAAAGAAGTTTTGAGAAATTTGTTAATAAAGTCTTGGAATTGCATCAAATGTCGCCTATTAGAAAATTTAGTTTAGTCTGTAGAGGCAGCTTTGATGAATCACATTTGAATGCGTGGGTTAAACATGCGATACAAAAGGGTGTTGAGGAGTTTCATTATCAGGTTAATAAATACAAGTTGCCAGATGTCTTTGCAATGTGCAAAACATTGGTAAAACTGAAAGTGATAGGTTCTCCGTGGGATGTTCCCACGTTTTCTCTGTCATCAGGGTTGCCGAGCCTCAAGGTTCTTCACCTAAAATATGTCAGATTTGATAATACAGAAAGATTGTTATCTAACTGTGAATTTATCGAAGAATTAACTCTCGATTATTGTCTATTGCACAATAGGGGTCATTTAACTATTTCTATAGGATTACTCAAAGTGCTAAGAATAAAACATTGTCATGTTAGGGATGGATTTTTAGAGATTGAAGCTCCTAATTTGGCATATTTAACATACTATAGCAGTGTTGGTGTGAAAATTGTTTCGTTGCGGAAAAATTCATGCTCTCTTGTCAAGGCAAACCTACACTTTAACGGTTGTTCAAATGACCGTTTATCCGAGGATGACGGTAATATTTTAAGAGCTATTGCCTATAAAACCACAGAATTACATCTTCTATCCGATTCTGTACAG TGTCTTCTTATGAAAGACGATTTGGAGCAAGTATCTGATTTTCATAACTTGTCAAGATTACACCTTTCCTACTTGTCTTATTATTCATGGAAATACGTGACAAAAGTGCTTGACAAATCTCCACGACTTGAAATTGTCGTCTTTGAAAAG AGCCTTCATGGCTGCTGTTATTTTCCAATAGAGTCACCTCCAAATGAATGTCCAATACCGTTTTCATGCCAAGTCAAAGTGATTGAAGTGCATAACTATTGTGGTCATGAGGCTTTGTTATTATTCTTAAGGTATTTTCTTAGAAACGCGAGAATCCTGAAGAAGTTGATCCTTCGTAAATGTCATGATTGTGACAATATAGAGGAAGAACGACAGATACGCAATGATTTGTTGATGCTTCCGAGGGCTTCAAGTGACTGTTGTATTGAATTCAAGTAG